A single region of the Sorghum bicolor cultivar BTx623 chromosome 9, Sorghum_bicolor_NCBIv3, whole genome shotgun sequence genome encodes:
- the LOC110430301 gene encoding probable mediator of RNA polymerase II transcription subunit 26b has translation MADGLDRWRDFFRGAGAGICDVIENAILVAAADAPRELLHRRDRIAERLFTTLRRDAAPPSFGSAAASTTPATPVEEDKGSVRRVAEKECKVDSSSNGAHGGGGHGHGDEDDDSDSDDERLRRAAASNYGHSYDDDDEDDDQQQEDEQQHAADDTEEGKEEEDHEAEELEALTNEIDEESQIVGEVIRIKELLLHKEDHSDATLFESLRRLQLMQLSVSTLKATEIGRAVNRLRKHNSQEIRHLVRTLIEGWKVLVDEWVSTTNAALAENSPGSSNPSVVDEEEEEGLPSPPLDEGAFFATQTTSIQLSEFFDEMDEDGNLRHNNDMSLGSKRGNNGGRLANHSAVARQEPPRSSPGVVEKVQSRRPELARQEPPMRQAIPQNPPSSSLHAKPHGVLNKQSNPSSYESGPGRPLKAAQQRPLGDMKPKQTREHIAIERKPMASQMDKSRLGTQSSAGAKLELAKPKVYDDGLDNNRKLEAAKRRLQERYQEAENAKRQRTIQVMELGDIPKPKHQNRQPMVKSRNNLRNWANGRR, from the exons ATGGCCGACGGGCTGGATCGGTGGCGCGACTTCTTccgtggcgccggcgccggcatcTGCGACGTGATCGAGAACGCCATCCTCGTGGCGGCGGCCGACGCGCCGCGGGAGCTCCTGCACCGCCGCGACCGCATCGCCGAGAGGCTCTTCACCACGCTCCGCCGCGACGCGGCGCCGCCGTCCTTCGGCAGCGCCGCGGCGTCCACCACCCCGGCCACTCCCGTTGAGGAGGACAAGGGCAGCGTGCGACGCGTCGCCGAGAAGGAGTGCAAGGTCGACAGCAGCAGCAACGGTGCCCACGGCGGTGGCGGCCATGGCCACGGCGATGAGGACGATGACTCTGACTCTGACGACGAGCGCCTCCGCCGCGCCGCGGCGAGCAACTACGGCCACAGTTACGATGATGATGACGAAGATGACGACCAACAGCAGGAAGATGAGCAGCAGCACGCCGCGGATGATACAGAAGAagggaaagaagaagaagaccacGAGGCTGAGGAGCTTGAGGCGCTCACCAATGAGATCGATGAGGAGTCTCAGATCGTCGGCGAGGTCATCCGCATCAAGGAACTCCTCTTGCACAAGGAAGATCAT TCGGATGCCACTTTGTTCGAATCACTGAGGAGGCTGCAGTTGATGCAGTTGTCTGTCTCTACGCTAAAG GCTACTGAGATTGGAAGAGCCGTTAATCGGCTGCGGAAACACAACTCACAAGAGATTCGGCACCTTGTGCGCACTCTCATTGA AGGTTGGAAAGTTTTGGTTGATGAATGGGTCAGTACTACAAATGCTGCCCTGGCAG AGAACTCCCCTGGCTCTTCAAATCCTTCCGTtgtggatgaagaagaagaagaagggcttcCTTCTCCACCTTTAGACGAAGGGGCCTTCTTTGCTACCCAGACCACTTCTATTCAACTCTCTGAG TTTTTTGATGAAATGGATGAAGATGGAA ATTTGAGACATAATAATGACATGAGCCTTGGAAGCAAGAGGGGTAATAATGGTGGGAGACTTGCAAACCATTCAGCAGTTGCAAGGCAAGAGCCTCCTCGTTCTTCTCCTGGAGTTGTCGAAAAAGTTCAATCCAGGAGGCCGGAATTGGCAAGGCAAGAGCCACCAATGAGGCAAGCAATCCCACAAAACCCCCCAAGTTCAAGTTTGCATGCCAAACCTCATGGCGTGCTCAACAAGCAATCTAATCCCTCAAGTTATGAATCTGGACCGGGGAGACCATTAAAGGCAGCTCAGCAGAGACCACTTGGTGACATGAAACCTAAACAGACTCGAGAGCACATTGCAATTGAAAGAAAACCTATGGCAAGCCAGATGGAT AAATCAAGGCTTGGCACTCAATCTTCGGCAGGAGCCAAGCTAGAGTTGGCAAAGCCAAAGGTTTATGATGATGGTTTGGATAATAACAGGAAGTTGGAAGCGGCAAAGCGAAGGCTCCAGGAGCGTTACCAGGAAGCGGAGAATG CCAAAAGGCAACGCACGATACAAGTAATGGAGCTGGGTGACATACCAAAGCCCAAGCATCAAAACAGACAACCGATGGTGAAGTCCAGGAATAACCTTAGGAATTGGGCGAATGGGCGGCGCTAA
- the LOC8076959 gene encoding F-box/FBD/LRR-repeat protein At1g13570 isoform X1 has translation MDRGGSQKKRHKSVANVDIISNLPDVIKDKILCYLPIKEAIRTCLLSRKWRYTWASMTELMFREDDFALGNGNEDGDSVRFASFVHTFLSLHYGPILKFEMNARRVHTFSPGGHIHRWMLILSRNGIKEIQIKTRIWRNYKIPSSFFSCAELEYACLQGCIFQLPSLFTGFKRMHTLHFIEFCATENNIGELVANCPNLEELILSRLLSFADITIHSTKLKVLRVDGMFKHLNLVTPHVSSAVINLRVNTGYVPRAGSNFNLSQFIGSLLDIENISLLGHAFECAAHGILPGKLSRLLNRLTEITLELDLGNLKEANAAHCLFQIAPNLRRMELQLMHRGYSAPTSNFWDSIDHQDCLFKNLYTVVMNNFTGSCAESGFLELLLKDATVLRSARIKDNNKLDKESLKRILKMRRASKDAEIILL, from the exons ATGGATCGTGGAGGTTCCCAAAAGAAAAGACATAAATCTGTTGCAAATGTTGATATCATCAGTAATCTACCTGATGTTATCAAAGACAAAATTCTCTGCTATTTACCAATAAAAGAAGCTATAAGAACATGTCTCTTGTCAAGGAAATGGAGATACACATGGGCTTCAATGACTGAATTGATGTTCAGGGAAGATGATTTTGCTTTAGGCAATGGTAATGAAGATGGTGACAGTGTCAGATTTGCCTCCTTCGTCCATACGTTTCTCTCCCTCCACTATGGCCCTATTCTGAAGTTTGAAATGAATGCCCGACGAGTTCATACGTTTTCCCCTGGAGGACACATCCATAGGTGGATGCTTATTCTGTCAAGAAATGGAATTAAAGAAATTCAAATTAAGACAAGGATATGGAGGAATTACAAAATtccttcttctttcttctcATGTGCGGAATTGGAATATGCTTGCCTGCAAGGTTGTATATTTCAGTTGCCATCTTTGTTTACAGGCTTTAAGCGAATGCATACCCTTCATTTTATTGAGTTCTGTGCAACGGAAAACAATATTGGGGAATTAGTAGCAAACTGCCCGAACTTAGAGGAACTTATTCTCTCTAGGTTGCTCAGCTTTGCTGATATCACTATCCACTCAACAAAGCTCAAAGTCCTAAGAGTTGATGGCATGTTTAAACATCTCAATCTTGTTACGCCACATGTCTCTTCAGCAGTGATTAACCTGCGAGTTAACACTGGTTATGTCCCAAGGGCTGGGTCCAACTTTAATCTTTCTCAATTCATTGGTTCTCTTTTAGATATTGAAAATATTTCATTACTCGGGCACGCTTTTGAG TGTGCAGCGCATGGAATCTTGCCTGGTAAACTATCAAGATTGTTGAATCGGCTGACGGAGATAACCCTGGAGCTTGACCTTGGTAACCTGAAGGAAGCAAACGCTGCTCACTGTTTGTTTCAGATTGCTCCCAACTTGCGACGCATGGAGCTACAG CTTATGCACAGGGGCTATTCTGCACCAACCTCGAATTTCTGGGACTCAATTGATCACCAGGATTGTCTCTTCAAGAACCTTTATACAGTTGTTATGAACAACTTTACTGGCTCCTGTGCAGAGTCAGGCTTCTTGGAACTTTTGCTTAAAGATGCAACTGTACTTAGAAGTGCGCGAATAAAGGACAACAACAAACTGGACAAAGAATCCCTCAAACGTATCCTGAAGATGAGAAGAGCATCCAAGGACGCAGAAATAATCCTCCTTTGA
- the LOC8076959 gene encoding uncharacterized protein LOC8076959 isoform X2 yields the protein MELQLMHRGYSAPTSNFWDSIDHQDCLFKNLYTVVMNNFTGSCAESGFLELLLKDATVLRSARIKDNNKLDKESLKRILKMRRASKDAEIILL from the exons ATGGAGCTACAG CTTATGCACAGGGGCTATTCTGCACCAACCTCGAATTTCTGGGACTCAATTGATCACCAGGATTGTCTCTTCAAGAACCTTTATACAGTTGTTATGAACAACTTTACTGGCTCCTGTGCAGAGTCAGGCTTCTTGGAACTTTTGCTTAAAGATGCAACTGTACTTAGAAGTGCGCGAATAAAGGACAACAACAAACTGGACAAAGAATCCCTCAAACGTATCCTGAAGATGAGAAGAGCATCCAAGGACGCAGAAATAATCCTCCTTTGA
- the LOC8085137 gene encoding putative disease resistance protein RGA3, with amino-acid sequence MAEAVVGWLVCPIIKTVVEKAAADRIKWMGDGVPKALERLRSTLVHLQTVASAVQLRGSTDRCRNLRAWLQQLMDAVYEAQDVLDDFDDPHPESSVVRFGKRILGADERVNRLKVVVAKLEAIHDGSSMLLSATETIAAASVSRQPSGSNHTGPMRPDEDAVVGRQKELQEMVSWLVDTPTPDADAKPVSVPIAAIRGHGGMGKTTLAQLLFKDHKVISAFELMIWVRPDAKDNEFELARQILQSANVDVPDSMKNFHRLQTDLQEKVSSRKFLLLIDDVWNREDMDMKGIDYREMWAKVLAPLRHGEPKGSKIVVTTRQKIVVTALKAREFYLGDLPDNDIWSLFTRYAFGDDNIDKQSPELQGIGRKIAEKLRGSPLLAKAVGQMLGGRRREDHWRNVLEMDGFDDVSKTLELCYQNLPEHLQPCFAICSLFPKNWRFKRDKLVKIWMALDFIQPTSGKVQLEDVGSEYFDQLVDRSFFHRQKVGRRRYYYIHDLMHDLAEKISRFDCERVEDAKKEIPKTIRHLSVSSDSDTVAQLKSRCDLKRLRTLLILKNPSSSLDQLPGDFFTELKGLRVLSLEGCNIIRLSERIGNLKYLRYLALCKSITKLPQALTKLYRLQTFSSPKGSGLEVPEHIVNLTRLRHLDMDTSKITGIGKLVHLQGSVKFHVKNEEGHTLGDLDGMSSLRKELHIKNLDVVTKQEEACKAGLKRKDNVKVLELEWNSTCKSVPSVEAKVLDGLEPHQYVKRLIIRRYHGNRSPNWLSTSLKVSNFNFKYLHLINCRKWEVLPPLGQLPCLKVLHLKEMCSVKKIGREFYGTNPIAFPYLEELEFDDMPQWVGWTQEEKSTDMFPKLRKLTILNCPQLIKVPQLPLFVRKVSVKNTGFVSQLKLSSSSSPSKARKFALDTCSATVLTNGLMHKQQLESIAILTLRNCQDVKFEELHVLTSLKRLQISHSSINDEQLCTCLRGLQALTWLEISNCNNITCLPQMESSDCLTKLHELHIQQCSEFSSLHSMPSFEALESVLIENCSKITVKSFPTNFNSNTTLRKLSIMNCAELESLPSGFPSSLQVLHLIGCKPNLMNQLQLKDGPEWDKVASIPIKQIR; translated from the coding sequence ATGGCGGAGGCGGTGGTCGGCTGGCTGGTGTGCCCGATCATCAAGACCGTCGTCGAAAAGGCCGCCGCCGACAGGATCAAGTGGATGGGCGACGGCGTCCCCAAGGCGCTCGAGCGCCTCCGGAGCACGCTGGTCCATCTCCAGACCGTGGCGAGCGCCGTCCAGCTGCGGGGCTCCACGGACAGGTGCCGGAACCTCCGTGCGTGGCTGCAGCAGCTCATGGACGCCGTGTACGAAGCCCAGGACGTCCTCGACGACTTCGACGACCCACACCCTGAATCCTCCGTCGTCAGGTTCGGCAAGCGGATCTTGGGCGCCGACGAGCGCGTCAACAGGCTCAAGGTCGTCGTCGCGAAGCTGGAGGCCATCCACGATGGCTCTTCGATGCTGCTGTCAGCCACGGAGACCATCGCGGCGGCGTCGGTGTCGCGCCAACCGAGCGGCAGCAACCACACGGGCCCCATGCGCCCGGACGAGGACGCCGTGGTCGGGCGCCAGAAGGAGCTGCAAGAGATGGTGTCCTGGCTCGTCGACACGCCCACGCCCGACGCCGACGCCAAGCCCGTGTCCGTCCCCATCGCCGCGATCCGGGGCCATGGCGGGATGGGGAAGACCACGCTGGCGCAGCTCCTGTTCAAGGATCATAAGGTAATCTCCGCCTTCGAGCTCATGATCTGGGTCCGGCCTGACGCCAAGGACAACGAGTTTGAGCTCGCCAGGCAAATCCTGCAGTCCGCCAATGTGGATGTGCCCGACAGTATGAAGAACTTCCACAGGCTACAAACTGACCTCCAGGAAAAAGTCTCGTCGCGCAAGTTCCTGCTGCTGATTGACGATGTCTGGAACAGGGAGGACATGGACATGAAGGGGATTGACTACCGTGAGATGTGGGCTAAGGTGCTGGCACCCCTCAGGCACGGGGAGCCAAAGGGGAGCAAGATTGTGGTCACCACCCGGCAAAAGATAGTGGTGACAGCGCTTAAAGCACGCGAGTTCTACTTGGGAGACTTGCCAGACAATGATATCTGGTCTCTGTTCACAAGGTATGCCTTTGGTGACGACAACATTGATAAGCAGTCTCCTGAGCTGCAAGGCATTGGGAGGAAAATCGCTGAAAAGCTCAGGGGCTCACCATTGTTGGCGAAGGCAGTCGGACAGATGCTGGGAGGAAGACGCAGGGAAGACCATTGGAGGAACGTGCTTGAGATGGACGGCTTCGATGATGTTTCCAAAACATTGGAGTTGTGCTACCAGAATTTACCAGAGCACCTGCAACCATGCTTTGCAATCTGTAGCTTGTTCCCAAAGAACTGGAGGTTCAAGCGCGATAAGCTGGTGAAGATTTGGATGgcccttgatttcatccagccaACTAGTGGGAAGGTCCAATTGGAGGATGTTGGAAGCGAGTACTTTGATCAGCTTGTGGATAGGTCATTTTTCCACAGGCAAAAGGTGGGGCGTCGGAGGTATTATTACATCCATGACCTGATGCATGATTTGGCCGAGAAGATTTCTCGATTTGATTGCGAGAGAGTTGAAGATGCAAAGAAAGAGATCCCCAAGACAATTCGGCACTTATCTGTTTCCAGTGATAGTGATACGGTGGCACAGCTCAAGAGCCGATGTGACCTGAAGAGATTGCGCACACTACTGATTCTCAAGAACCCTTCCTCTTCGTTGGATCAACTGCCAGGAGATTTTTTCACAGAGCTGAAAGGCCTTCGAGTTCTTAGTCTGGAAGGCTGCAATATCATTCGTCTATCGGAGAGGATTGGAAACCTTAAATACCTCAGATACCTGGCACTTTGCAAATCAATCACCAAACTTCCACAAGCACTGACAAAGCTCTATCGTCTTCAAACCTTCAGTAGTCCTAAGGGGTCTGGCCTTGAGGTCCCAGAACATATTGTAAACCTGACACGTCTGCGACATTTGGACATGGATACATCAAAAATCACTGGCATTGGGAAACTGGTTCACCTGCAGGGATCAGTTAAGTTCCATGTTAAAAATGAAGAAGGCCATACTTTAGGAGACTTGGATGGTATGAGCAGTCTGCGTAAAGAGCTTCATATAAAGAACCTTGATGTTGTAACAAAGCAAGAAGAAGCCTGCAAGGCTGGATTAAAAAGGAAGGACAATGTTAAGGTATTGGAATTAGAATGGAACTCGACTTGTAAGAGTGTTCCCTCTGTTGAGGCTAAAGTTTTGGATGGTCTTGAGCCGCACCAATATGTTAAAAGGCTTATAATTAGAAGATATCATGGTAATAGATCACCAAACTGGCTGAGCACAAGCTTGAAGGTGAGCAACTTCAACTTCAAATACCTTCATTTGATCAATTGTAGAAAATGGGAGGTCCTGCCTCCTCTCGGGCAGCTTCCATGTCTCAAGGTTTTGCATTTGAAAGAAATGTGTTCAGTGAAAAAAATTGGCCGTGAATTTTATGGAACCAATCCAATTGCATTTCCATATTTGGAGGAACTTGAATTTGATGATATGCCTCAGTGGGTTGGGTGGACCCAAGAAGAGAAGAGCACTGATATGTTTCCTAAACTCCGCAAGTTGACGATTTTGAACTGTCCTCAGTTGATTAAGGTGCCTCAGCTCCCTCTATTCGTGCGGAAGGTCTCAGTAAAAAATACAGGATTTGTTTCACAGCTAAAACTATCCTCCTCTTCCTCGCCATCAAAAGCGCGCAAGTTTGCATTAGACACATGTTCTGCCACTGTCCTTACAAATGGCTTAATGCACAAGCAACAACTGGAATCAATTGCTATTTTGACTCTGAGGAACTGTCAAGATGTAAAGTTTGAAGAGCTTCATGTGTTGACTTCCTTAAAGAGGTTGCAAATATCTCATTCAAGCATAAATGATGAGCAGCTATGCACTTGTTTGAGGGGTTTACAAGCGCTTACCTGGCTGGAGATATCTAATTGCAACAACATCACATGCCTTCCACAGATGGAAAGTTCAGACTGCTTAACAAAACTTCACGAGCTACACATTCAGCAGTGCTCTGAATTTTCCTCTCTACACTCTATGCCAAGTTTTGAGGCACTAGAAAGTGTATTGATCGAAAATTGCTCCAAGATCACCGTGAAATCTTTCCCCACCAACTTCAACAGCAACACCACTCTGAGAAAACTGAGCATAATGAATTGTGCTGAGTTGGAGTCATTGCCAAGTGGCTTCCCATCTTCTCTGCAAGTGCTTCATCTAATTGGGTGCAAACCAAATTTGATGaaccaactacaactcaagGATGGACCAGAATGGGATAAAGTAGCTAGTATTCCCATAAAACAAATACGTTGA